A genomic segment from Clostridium pasteurianum BC1 encodes:
- a CDS encoding exonuclease SbcCD subunit D — MRILHTSDWHLGKNLEGYSRMDEQEAFLDDFVKIVENNKVDLIIIAGDVYDSPNPPARAERMFYNTLKKLSANGERITLVIAGNHDNPDRLVAAGPLARDHGIIMVGTPKSVVAPGEYGNNSVINSGEGFIEVEIKGEKAVILTVPYPSEKRLNEVLYGAMDEEEERLKSYSDRIKTLFETLSKNYREDTVNIAVSHLFAMGSEESGSERSIQLGGSFIVDGSCFPKKAQYIALGHVHKPQIVPGTDKRARYAGSPIHYNKKEINFKKKCFIVDVKAGEDCNIEEVEFKVYKPIEIWKCEGIEEAIDKCEENREKDCWVYLEITTDRYIREDEIKLMKNAKKDILEIVPKIVGEISVDIDVNSFSEKSFEDIFKEFYLKERKVEPQPEVIDLLLSIIKEGGEEDETN, encoded by the coding sequence ATGAGAATTTTACATACATCTGATTGGCATTTAGGTAAAAATTTAGAAGGTTATAGTCGTATGGATGAGCAGGAGGCTTTTCTTGATGACTTTGTAAAAATAGTTGAAAATAATAAGGTTGATTTAATAATTATTGCTGGTGATGTTTATGATAGTCCCAATCCACCAGCCAGAGCTGAAAGAATGTTTTATAATACATTAAAGAAGTTGTCCGCTAATGGAGAGCGAATAACTTTAGTTATAGCGGGTAACCACGATAATCCAGACAGATTAGTGGCAGCAGGGCCTTTAGCTAGAGATCATGGAATTATAATGGTGGGTACCCCAAAATCAGTAGTTGCCCCTGGTGAATATGGTAATAATAGTGTTATTAATTCCGGAGAAGGTTTTATTGAGGTTGAAATAAAGGGCGAAAAAGCTGTAATCCTTACAGTGCCATATCCAAGTGAAAAAAGGCTGAATGAAGTTTTATATGGTGCAATGGATGAGGAAGAAGAAAGATTAAAATCTTATAGTGATAGGATAAAAACTTTATTTGAAACTCTGAGTAAGAACTACAGAGAAGATACTGTAAATATAGCAGTGTCACATTTATTTGCCATGGGAAGTGAAGAGTCAGGATCGGAGAGAAGCATCCAGCTTGGAGGAAGTTTTATTGTAGATGGAAGCTGTTTTCCTAAGAAGGCCCAGTACATTGCGTTGGGGCATGTTCACAAACCACAGATAGTACCAGGTACAGACAAAAGGGCAAGATATGCAGGATCACCAATACATTACAATAAGAAGGAAATTAATTTTAAAAAGAAATGCTTTATTGTAGATGTAAAAGCAGGTGAAGACTGCAATATTGAAGAAGTGGAATTTAAAGTGTATAAGCCTATAGAAATTTGGAAATGTGAAGGCATTGAAGAGGCAATTGATAAATGTGAGGAAAATAGAGAAAAAGATTGTTGGGTTTACTTAGAAATAACAACGGATAGATACATAAGGGAAGATGAAATAAAGCTAATGAAAAATGCAAAAAAAGATATTCTGGAAATTGTACCTAAGATAGTAGGAGAAATTAGCGTGGATATAGATGTAAACAGTTTTTCAGAAAAATCCTTTGAAGATATTTTTAAAGAATTTTATTTAAAGGAAAGGAAAGTTGAGCCACAACCAGAGGTTATAGATTTATTGTTATCTATTATAAAGGAAGGAGGAGAAGAAGATGAGACCAATTAA
- a CDS encoding 50S ribosomal protein L25 yields MEQIVLDVEQRTKKTKKFREEGFVPGVIYGGKSEKAQSIKIQEVSLKKILSKHGMNAKLGIQFGDEKKSGFIKEIQRQPVTNKIVHVDLQFVSKDQNVKLQIPIVFKGEEGLRANQLQLNVNKQEAEVLGKIDLMPEVIHVDVSQKNAGDTITFKDLNLNEDIKTHDKIDEVYASVTNLVIEKEIEDEADTEEVKAAE; encoded by the coding sequence GTGGAACAAATAGTTTTAGATGTAGAACAGAGGACAAAAAAGACAAAAAAATTTAGAGAAGAGGGCTTTGTTCCTGGTGTAATTTATGGTGGCAAATCTGAAAAAGCTCAATCTATAAAAATCCAAGAGGTGTCACTAAAAAAAATTCTTTCAAAGCATGGGATGAACGCAAAACTAGGAATTCAATTTGGAGATGAAAAGAAATCAGGATTTATTAAGGAAATTCAGAGACAACCAGTTACAAATAAAATTGTACATGTAGACTTACAATTTGTGTCCAAGGATCAAAATGTAAAGTTGCAAATTCCTATTGTATTTAAAGGCGAGGAAGGATTAAGGGCAAATCAACTACAACTTAATGTTAATAAACAAGAAGCAGAGGTTTTAGGAAAAATAGATTTAATGCCAGAAGTAATACATGTGGACGTGTCTCAAAAAAATGCAGGGGATACAATTACTTTTAAAGACTTAAATTTAAATGAAGATATAAAAACACATGATAAAATTGATGAAGTATATGCATCTGTAACAAACTTAGTAATTGAAAAAGAAATTGAAGATGAAGCTGATACTGAAGAGGTAAAAGCTGCTGAATAA
- a CDS encoding SbcC/MukB-like Walker B domain-containing protein, giving the protein MRPIKLKIKGLNSFIDSQDVNFEKLTDKGLFGIFGPTGSGKSTILDGITLALYGEVARKSSNYMNTNCDTLNVSFQFQISSKEIKRYRVDREFKRDHKTGSIRSKSAKIIDITEENEIILEEGAKTVTGKCEEIIGLKLEDFTRTVVLPQGKFSEFLKLEGKDRRNMLERLFNLQKYGDNLSIKLNNNTKEEKEKASILEGELKGYEDISDKILEEKTKDLSVKKEQCDKCEIELKSSEEALNKGKELWDIQNELKEQLHRENKLKEKAGEIDESQRKVALGESALKVKPYIDNYENALVQIKAVDSELVNLKNKVEAIKENKAKLESLLETAKNKKDKELPLLNVKEQKVADAIEEKNILDAIKQEKNLLEKKIINTEENLRNTNDRIEKNEVDINEGNTNITIKEDRVETLKISEEYKEKVNEGIVILNSYRNLVKQKNNLSVNIKTTLANAEKAQNKSEKLLKELEHREKILISYNEELKQLVEACPGDQNTLLILQEKLSSLRDKWNKFREYSAYISKSKETIEKFKEELNSKKEEKVFLEKEINEINNSIKKLETENLAHILRESLLEGEPCPVCGSKDHHKAGIKILDSSNLGQLKIDLSSGEEKYKLLTEGTIKLETTIKGEERNIKERELKISELGEDFKAASVDILENEFDRLKDNINIFNTKKTDLDKKIKALSEEKSTLSIEYGKENTRLIENRGQSGKLQEDLKLIDGELQKTNEKLSALKLELAIEDFENKSQEIFRKEKEKAALEKEIKVLRDSLKDKLLQKEAFSKALGILREDLRGKKTTLIEKDKNIEEKEKSIKNKVGAVEDLHSLMEEIAQYIKEIKEGYERAEKAKNEIEIQYNQCNSDIISTQSKLSSLKERSINDGAELESALLEEGIENIDEAKNNFIIKEEINKLKLEIEKYKDSLAKLTGTIESLKEKMNNRSLTEEQWIEIQNVKNEKAQILKDLEENKIKLETEVKAIGERLEEKKKLLKNKEKLDYKLGLLDDLDKLFKGKKFVEFVAANQLKYVSIEACKRLKEITGGNYGLEVDENGKFLIRDYKNGGAQRDVSTLSGGETFVTSLALALALSAQIQLKGTAPLELFFLDEGFGTLDDNLLEVVMDSLEKIHNDKLSIGIISHVESIKNRVPVKLIVTAAEAGMGGSKVRIERS; this is encoded by the coding sequence ATGAGACCAATTAAACTTAAAATAAAAGGTTTAAATAGTTTTATAGATAGTCAGGATGTGAACTTTGAAAAATTAACTGATAAAGGACTATTTGGTATATTTGGTCCTACTGGAAGTGGTAAATCTACAATACTGGATGGTATTACTTTGGCATTATATGGAGAAGTGGCAAGAAAAAGTTCAAACTACATGAATACAAATTGTGATACTTTGAATGTAAGTTTTCAGTTTCAGATCTCATCAAAAGAAATAAAAAGATATAGAGTAGATAGGGAATTTAAGCGAGATCATAAAACAGGAAGTATAAGGAGTAAGTCAGCTAAAATAATAGATATAACTGAGGAAAATGAAATAATTTTGGAAGAAGGCGCTAAGACTGTAACCGGAAAATGCGAAGAGATAATTGGACTAAAACTAGAGGATTTTACAAGGACTGTAGTTTTGCCTCAGGGAAAGTTTAGTGAATTTCTAAAATTAGAGGGAAAAGATAGAAGAAACATGTTGGAAAGATTATTTAACCTTCAAAAATACGGAGATAATCTATCGATTAAGTTGAACAATAACACTAAGGAAGAAAAGGAGAAAGCAAGCATCCTTGAAGGTGAGCTAAAGGGATATGAAGATATTAGTGATAAAATTCTGGAAGAAAAGACAAAGGATTTATCAGTAAAAAAAGAACAATGTGATAAATGTGAAATAGAATTAAAAAGTTCTGAAGAGGCTCTTAATAAAGGCAAAGAATTATGGGATATTCAAAATGAATTAAAAGAGCAATTACATAGAGAAAATAAACTTAAAGAAAAGGCAGGGGAAATAGATGAAAGCCAAAGAAAGGTTGCCTTAGGAGAAAGTGCTTTAAAGGTTAAGCCTTATATTGATAATTATGAAAATGCTTTAGTTCAAATAAAGGCTGTAGACAGCGAACTGGTGAATTTAAAAAATAAAGTGGAAGCTATAAAGGAGAATAAAGCAAAGCTGGAGTCTTTATTAGAAACAGCTAAAAATAAAAAAGATAAGGAACTGCCTTTATTGAATGTAAAAGAGCAGAAAGTTGCAGATGCAATAGAGGAAAAGAACATATTAGATGCCATAAAACAGGAAAAAAATTTATTGGAAAAGAAAATTATCAATACAGAGGAAAATCTGCGAAATACAAATGACAGGATAGAAAAAAATGAAGTAGACATTAATGAGGGTAATACTAATATTACTATTAAAGAGGATAGGGTAGAAACTTTAAAAATTTCTGAAGAATATAAGGAAAAGGTTAATGAAGGCATAGTAATTTTAAATAGTTATAGGAATTTAGTAAAACAAAAAAATAATTTATCTGTGAATATAAAAACTACATTGGCAAATGCTGAGAAAGCTCAAAATAAAAGTGAAAAGTTATTAAAAGAACTTGAACATAGAGAAAAGATATTGATTAGTTATAATGAAGAATTAAAGCAGCTAGTAGAAGCTTGCCCCGGGGATCAGAATACGCTATTAATTCTTCAGGAAAAGCTATCCTCTTTAAGAGATAAGTGGAATAAGTTTAGGGAATATAGTGCTTATATAAGTAAAAGTAAAGAAACTATTGAAAAATTTAAAGAAGAGTTAAATAGTAAAAAGGAAGAAAAAGTATTTTTAGAAAAAGAAATTAACGAAATAAATAATAGTATAAAGAAGCTTGAAACTGAAAATTTGGCACATATATTAAGAGAATCATTACTAGAAGGTGAGCCATGTCCTGTATGCGGTTCAAAGGATCATCATAAAGCTGGAATTAAAATTTTGGATTCAAGTAATTTAGGACAGTTAAAAATAGATTTAAGTAGTGGAGAAGAGAAATATAAGCTGTTAACTGAAGGGACCATAAAGCTGGAAACTACTATTAAAGGTGAAGAGAGAAATATAAAGGAAAGGGAACTTAAAATTAGTGAATTAGGTGAGGATTTCAAGGCGGCTTCTGTGGATATACTTGAAAATGAATTTGATAGATTAAAAGATAACATAAATATATTTAATACTAAAAAGACTGATTTAGATAAGAAAATTAAAGCTTTAAGTGAGGAAAAAAGTACCCTAAGTATTGAATATGGTAAAGAAAATACAAGATTAATTGAAAATAGAGGGCAATCAGGAAAACTACAAGAGGATTTAAAGCTAATAGATGGAGAATTACAAAAGACAAATGAAAAATTATCAGCATTAAAACTTGAATTAGCCATTGAAGATTTTGAGAATAAGAGCCAGGAGATTTTTCGAAAAGAAAAGGAAAAGGCTGCTTTAGAAAAGGAGATAAAAGTTTTAAGGGACAGTTTAAAGGATAAATTATTGCAAAAAGAGGCCTTCAGTAAGGCTTTAGGAATTTTAAGAGAGGACTTAAGAGGTAAGAAAACTACTCTTATTGAAAAAGATAAAAATATAGAAGAAAAAGAAAAATCTATAAAAAATAAAGTTGGAGCTGTAGAAGATTTACATTCGCTTATGGAAGAAATAGCTCAGTATATAAAAGAGATAAAAGAAGGATATGAAAGAGCAGAAAAGGCTAAAAATGAAATAGAAATACAGTACAATCAATGTAATAGTGATATAATTTCTACTCAAAGTAAGTTATCAAGCTTAAAAGAAAGAAGTATAAATGACGGGGCAGAGCTTGAAAGTGCCTTGCTTGAAGAAGGTATTGAGAATATAGATGAAGCTAAAAATAACTTTATAATTAAAGAAGAAATTAATAAATTAAAGCTGGAAATAGAAAAGTATAAGGACTCCCTTGCTAAACTTACTGGTACCATAGAAAGTCTTAAAGAGAAAATGAATAATAGAAGTCTAACGGAAGAACAATGGATTGAAATACAAAATGTGAAGAACGAGAAAGCCCAAATATTAAAAGATTTAGAGGAAAATAAAATAAAATTAGAAACAGAAGTTAAAGCCATAGGTGAAAGATTAGAAGAGAAAAAGAAGCTTTTAAAAAATAAAGAGAAATTAGACTATAAATTAGGTCTTTTAGATGACCTGGATAAACTATTCAAGGGGAAAAAGTTTGTGGAATTTGTGGCGGCAAATCAGCTAAAATATGTATCTATTGAAGCTTGTAAGCGCCTAAAGGAGATTACAGGGGGAAACTACGGCTTAGAAGTTGATGAAAATGGTAAATTCCTCATTAGAGATTATAAAAATGGAGGTGCACAAAGGGATGTATCCACTTTATCAGGTGGAGAAACCTTTGTTACATCTTTAGCTTTAGCATTGGCATTATCTGCTCAAATACAATTAAAGGGCACAGCTCCTTTAGAATTATTTTTCTTAGATGAAGGCTTTGGAACTCTTGATGATAATTTGCTGGAAGTAGTAATGGATTCCCTAGAGAAAATTCATAATGATAAATTATCCATAGGCATAATAAGTCATGTTGAATCAATAAAGAATAGAGTACCGGTAAAACTTATAGTAACAGCTGCAGAAGCTGGAATGGGTGGTAGTAAGGTTAGGATAGAGAGAAGTTAG
- a CDS encoding alpha/beta hydrolase: MQKSVEIKNKELTLRGMLHTPEKVEGKIPIVCMLHGFTGNKLGPHFMFVRLSRLLADKGIASLRFDFIGSGESDGNFVDMTLSNELDDAKLILGYAKSLDFVDTNRIGILGFSMGGAIASMLAGDCKDDINTLCLWAPAGNMAQIVVGEKTEAEVEGMRKIGYYDLDGYLVGINFVDDVLSLDVFGKSIPYDKNVLLIHGTEDKSVPFKISEKYLEIYETRGVLHSINEANHNFTSKPFENEVLDYTIGFLEGELK; the protein is encoded by the coding sequence GTGCAAAAGTCAGTAGAAATTAAAAATAAAGAGTTAACTCTAAGGGGAATGCTACATACTCCAGAAAAAGTTGAAGGTAAAATCCCTATAGTTTGTATGCTTCACGGTTTTACCGGTAATAAGCTTGGCCCTCATTTTATGTTTGTAAGATTATCAAGACTTCTGGCAGATAAAGGTATTGCTTCCCTTAGATTTGACTTCATAGGTAGCGGTGAAAGTGATGGAAATTTTGTTGATATGACACTCTCTAATGAACTGGATGATGCTAAATTAATTCTAGGTTACGCTAAATCCCTTGATTTCGTTGATACAAATAGAATAGGCATTTTAGGCTTTAGTATGGGAGGTGCAATAGCAAGTATGCTTGCGGGAGATTGCAAAGATGATATTAATACCCTCTGCCTATGGGCTCCTGCTGGAAATATGGCGCAAATAGTTGTAGGTGAGAAAACTGAAGCAGAAGTTGAAGGAATGCGAAAAATAGGCTACTACGATTTGGATGGATATCTAGTAGGCATAAATTTTGTAGATGATGTACTTAGCTTAGATGTATTTGGTAAATCTATTCCTTATGACAAAAATGTATTATTAATACATGGTACTGAAGATAAATCTGTTCCTTTTAAAATTTCAGAAAAATATTTAGAAATTTATGAGACCCGTGGAGTACTCCACAGTATAAATGAAGCTAATCATAATTTTACCAGCAAACCCTTTGAAAATGAAGTGCTTGATTACACAATAGGATTTTTGGAAGGTGAACTTAAGTAA
- a CDS encoding YjgB family protein, which translates to MFLFNKKSIVSMIIILALILMVGCSNSNKDLSNNSLENKTSNNISNNNATNTNTTSNTTNNSVSNNTGKSSENILPENQKWYTLLDNIIALSKQGKVFNSDFPAKDTNIDSVESKWGKADNSEWVASAKGLYSTYSKHNIVFGSNKGGQIFEVRSLDKQLGNIYLSMVKDKLGTPQHDVKVNGEEIIGYKMGNDFKILFVFPEPTNQHANPIMSHYSVLYPAGTVNNMAGDPGREW; encoded by the coding sequence ATGTTTTTGTTCAATAAAAAATCAATTGTCAGTATGATTATAATTTTAGCCTTAATTCTTATGGTTGGATGTTCAAATAGCAACAAAGATTTAAGTAATAACTCACTTGAAAATAAAACTTCTAATAATATTTCAAATAATAATGCTACGAATACTAATACTACCTCAAACACTACTAACAATTCAGTTTCAAATAATACTGGGAAAAGTTCAGAAAATATTTTACCAGAAAATCAAAAATGGTATACACTCCTTGACAACATTATAGCATTATCTAAACAAGGAAAAGTTTTTAATAGTGATTTCCCAGCTAAAGATACAAATATAGATAGCGTAGAATCAAAATGGGGTAAAGCTGATAATTCAGAGTGGGTAGCATCAGCTAAAGGCCTGTATTCTACCTACTCTAAACACAATATAGTTTTTGGCTCAAATAAAGGTGGTCAAATCTTTGAAGTTAGATCCCTTGATAAACAGCTTGGTAATATATATCTTTCTATGGTTAAAGATAAGCTTGGTACTCCTCAGCATGATGTAAAAGTAAATGGAGAAGAAATTATAGGCTATAAAATGGGAAATGACTTTAAAATTTTATTTGTATTTCCTGAGCCTACAAATCAACACGCAAATCCTATAATGTCACACTATTCTGTGCTATATCCAGCAGGCACTGTTAATAATATGGCCGGTGATCCAGGAAGGGAATGGTAA
- a CDS encoding TIGR00730 family Rossman fold protein produces the protein MKRICVYCGSSLGARPEYKESSKLLGKILAKNRIELVYGGSKIGLMGEVSNEVLKNNGKAIGVMPRGLFTVETASENLTKLIQVETMHERKQTMADLSDGFIALPGGLGTFEELFEMLSWARIGIHQKPIGLLNICHFFDPLVNMLQNTCTEGFMKESNMSLFSISENPSELIKKMNMYIPPIMEARWRKLG, from the coding sequence ATGAAAAGAATATGCGTCTATTGCGGCTCAAGCCTTGGTGCACGTCCAGAATATAAAGAAAGTTCTAAATTACTTGGGAAAATCTTAGCAAAAAACAGAATTGAATTAGTGTATGGTGGTTCAAAAATAGGACTTATGGGAGAAGTATCAAATGAGGTTTTAAAAAATAATGGCAAAGCTATCGGTGTTATGCCTAGAGGACTTTTCACAGTAGAAACAGCTAGCGAAAATTTAACTAAGCTTATTCAGGTTGAAACTATGCATGAAAGAAAACAGACTATGGCTGATCTTTCTGACGGCTTTATCGCTCTTCCAGGTGGCCTTGGCACTTTTGAAGAATTATTTGAAATGCTCAGCTGGGCCAGAATCGGTATTCATCAAAAACCTATCGGTCTATTAAATATATGTCATTTTTTTGATCCCCTTGTAAATATGCTGCAAAATACCTGCACTGAAGGCTTTATGAAGGAATCAAATATGAGTCTATTCTCCATTTCAGAGAACCCCTCAGAGTTAATTAAAAAAATGAACATGTACATTCCCCCTATAATGGAAGCCAGATGGCGTAAATTAGGCTAA
- a CDS encoding pyrimidine/purine nucleoside phosphorylase, with protein MENFQNVSIVKKANIYFDGNVTSRTIIFADGEKKTLGIMMPGEYEFGTGAKELMEITAGNLDVLLPNNTQWITFTAGQSFEVPANSSFKLVVREVTDYCCSYGE; from the coding sequence ATGGAAAACTTTCAAAATGTATCAATTGTAAAAAAGGCTAATATCTATTTTGATGGAAATGTAACAAGCAGGACCATAATCTTCGCTGACGGCGAAAAGAAAACTTTGGGAATCATGATGCCTGGAGAATATGAATTTGGAACTGGTGCCAAAGAACTAATGGAGATTACAGCAGGCAATCTTGATGTACTTCTGCCTAATAATACCCAATGGATAACTTTCACGGCAGGACAATCCTTTGAAGTACCAGCTAATTCAAGCTTTAAATTAGTAGTAAGAGAAGTTACTGATTACTGCTGTTCTTATGGAGAATAA
- a CDS encoding Uma2 family endonuclease: protein MVIEVVSPSTASLDYVKKLNLYEKYGIKEYWIVNNKNNNIFVYKLDEIKQYSEVQVYNINDKIKVGIFDNLVIDLKEI from the coding sequence ATGGTTATTGAAGTGGTTTCTCCATCTACGGCCTCACTGGATTATGTAAAAAAATTAAATTTATACGAGAAGTATGGGATAAAGGAATATTGGATAGTAAATAACAAAAATAATAATATTTTTGTTTACAAATTAGATGAAATCAAACAATATTCAGAAGTACAGGTATATAATATTAATGATAAAATCAAAGTAGGGATTTTTGATAATCTAGTTATAGATTTAAAAGAAATATAA
- a CDS encoding FGGY-family carbohydrate kinase translates to MQQYFLGFDAGTQSVKVAIYDEDMNCVAKSVNKTTLKYPHIGWVEMDAEEYLYLTKRGMKECAIQLKDKKIPVSSVKSIMGDGIICGIVGIDESGKAITPYINYLDSRTQHDVEVINNLNLSIWQRETGNADSSCMFPAMHARWILANDEDFKVRGKKFVHNAPYILSRLAGLSSEDAFIDWGTMSGWGLGYHVYDKKWSDEQLEILGIDKSYLPKIVKPWDIIGSLSKEATEETGFEEGIPICAGAGDTMQSMLGNGIIEANKAVDVAGTCAMFCVSTNGIIPKLSRRGSGLIFNSGTLQDTYFYWGFVRTGGLSLRWFKDNICQKSDDDVYYEKLSKEAKKVSPGCNGVFFLPYLTDTYGEYSNLKGSFINMTLDTDQYVLWRSILESIAYEYLDITDIYRNAGIDINAITVTEGGSKDDLWNQIKADIIGSKVMTPQVSEGAVLTNCIIGSYAVGNIENLKIALSSSLKVTNKYIPNLDNTKFYKNQYKIQKDILKTIR, encoded by the coding sequence ATGCAGCAATATTTTCTTGGATTTGATGCTGGAACCCAAAGTGTTAAAGTTGCAATATACGATGAAGATATGAATTGTGTAGCTAAGTCAGTGAACAAAACTACCTTAAAATATCCTCATATTGGTTGGGTAGAAATGGATGCTGAGGAATATTTATATCTTACTAAAAGGGGTATGAAGGAATGTGCCATTCAGCTAAAGGATAAAAAAATACCAGTAAGCTCAGTTAAATCTATTATGGGTGATGGCATCATATGTGGAATTGTGGGGATAGATGAGAGTGGAAAGGCTATTACACCATACATTAATTATTTAGATTCTAGAACTCAGCATGATGTTGAAGTTATTAACAATTTAAATTTATCAATATGGCAAAGAGAAACAGGTAATGCTGATTCCAGCTGTATGTTTCCAGCAATGCACGCAAGATGGATTTTAGCCAATGATGAAGATTTTAAAGTAAGAGGAAAAAAGTTTGTACATAATGCTCCCTATATTTTGTCTAGACTTGCAGGGTTAAGCAGTGAAGATGCTTTTATTGATTGGGGGACTATGTCTGGTTGGGGACTTGGATATCATGTTTATGACAAGAAGTGGTCAGATGAACAACTTGAGATTTTGGGAATAGATAAAAGTTACTTGCCTAAAATTGTAAAACCTTGGGATATTATTGGAAGCTTATCAAAAGAAGCTACTGAAGAAACAGGTTTTGAGGAAGGGATTCCCATTTGTGCTGGTGCTGGTGACACTATGCAATCTATGCTTGGAAACGGAATAATTGAAGCAAATAAGGCAGTGGATGTTGCAGGTACTTGTGCCATGTTTTGTGTTTCTACAAATGGAATTATACCTAAGTTAAGTAGAAGAGGAAGTGGTCTCATTTTCAATTCTGGAACTTTACAAGATACATATTTTTACTGGGGATTTGTAAGAACTGGAGGATTGTCTTTGCGCTGGTTTAAAGATAATATTTGTCAGAAGTCAGATGATGATGTATATTATGAAAAATTAAGTAAAGAAGCGAAAAAAGTTTCTCCAGGATGTAATGGTGTATTTTTCTTACCCTATTTAACTGATACATATGGAGAGTATTCAAATCTCAAAGGTAGCTTTATAAATATGACCTTAGACACGGATCAATACGTTTTGTGGAGATCTATTTTGGAGTCAATTGCCTATGAGTATTTGGATATTACTGATATTTATAGAAATGCAGGCATTGATATTAATGCCATTACAGTAACTGAAGGTGGAAGTAAAGATGATTTATGGAATCAAATTAAGGCAGATATAATAGGTAGTAAAGTTATGACACCTCAGGTGTCAGAGGGTGCAGTACTAACAAACTGTATTATAGGGTCTTATGCAGTAGGTAATATTGAAAATTTAAAAATAGCATTAAGTAGTAGTTTGAAAGTTACTAATAAGTATATACCTAATTTAGATAATACTAAATTCTATAAGAACCAATATAAGATTCAAAAGGATATTTTAAAAACAATTAGATAA